ATGAGACGAAAAATGTAAAAATCGGATAAATTTCCACCCAATTTCATCCTTTTGATCAATAAAGTTAAAAAAATGATTTTGGTGAAGCAGGGAATGGTAGGGTAGAGTGTAAGGTTGGACTCAGATGATGATACACAcctttaaataaataaaaacagaACATAATAGTTAGGCTAATGATATAGAAAGCCCACCTTCCAATACATTTTCCCTTTAATAATCTTCCATATTTCTGTTTTAAATTTTTGTCCTTTGTTGCTGTTAACTGTGTTTTCTGTTGTTTAACTTAGTGTCAGCTTGGTACTTTCACTAGTTTTACTTCTAAGTCTTGAATGTAATAAAACAATAAAACAATAAAACCCCATTTATTTTTCTTCTATATAAGCACTTCTTGCATTCTAATCTCTCTCATTCTTGATATCATTCACACTTTTTCTCTCTGAGTTCTTCTTTACAGGTCAGTTTTCTCATCATCACTCTTGCTATGTTTCTTTGTATGGCTATAGTGTTGCATACATTAAGTTGTATCTATTCTTGATTTGTTGTCATTGTTTCTTTTGTGTTTTTATATTGTTTGATCTAGATCTGTTCTTTTTATGCTTGAATTTGCTACATTGTTTACATTTAGTGTTTTTGTGTTGATTTGTAGTGATATAAGGCTGGTTTAGTTACTTAGAGCTCATAAAAATTGAATCTTGATCTGATTTGTACAAGATAATCTTGAGTGAACTTCATTGTTCATTTACTACATTGTTTAGCTATTGTTGTTTGTGTGGTGATTAACATTCAGGCTAATGTTTTGTAGTGATTTAGAGCTTATAAAAATGGAATCTTGATCTGTTTTTTAAGACAGTCTAGGGAAAACTTCAGTTGCTTAGAGTATTAAGTTAGCCACTGCAGTCCATTTCTTGAGTTGTTGGACTCAAATATTCACTTCTCGAATAAATTTGTAAAAATTGTTCTAATCgaaaaaattgaaaaatacaCTGGTTGTTTATTGTTGAAATCGGATACTCACCACCTGCGGATATGCAAGGGTGCTGTTTTTAGAGAATTCTGTAGTTCTCTACTTGCATTGTGATTGGGTTACCAAGCTAAAAAAGTGTGCTACAAGGCTGTGGTCTAGCTAAACAGACTGTCTGATCTGGATTTCATTATTGGTTTCCTCGAATTAGGTTGTCTTTATATATGTGACAGATCACAGTGTAATCCAATATGTTGGTGATGTTAAACTGCTCGGATCTAACTATGATTAGCCTCTTTAAATTTCAGGAATTTGAAGATTTCTCTAATGGAGAAGACCATGATGCTCGTTGTCTGTAGCACACTAGTGCTTTTGTGTTCAACATCAGCATATGCACAAAAGGCTAAATCTCCTCCAGCACCCCCACTGTCTATAGTCCCAACTCCTGCACCAGCACCAGCACCTGCACCAGAACACGTAAACCTCACCGAGTTACTGTCTGTTGCTGGTCCATTCCACACTTTCCTCGATTACCTTGTGTCAACTAAAGTTATTGAGACCCTTCAAAACCAAGCCAATGATACCGAGGAAGGACTTACTTTGTTTGTACCCAAAGACAAGGCGTTTTCATCACTTAAAACTCCTTCTCTATCCAACCTCACTGCAGCACAACTCAAGTCACTCTGCCTTTTTCATGCCTTGCCACATTACTACTCTCTAGCAGATTTCAAGAACCTCAGCCAAGCGAGCCCTATTATGACATTTGCTGGTGGTGCATACACTTTGAACTTCACTGATAACTCTGGAAGTGTTCTCATTGGTTCAGGATGGACAAACACAAAAGTCAGTAGTAGTGTGCATTCAACTGATCCTGTTGCAGTTTATCAGGTTGATAAGGTGCTTCTTCCTGAAGCAATTTTCGGTACAGATATACCTCCAATGCCTGCTCCAGCACCAGCTCCTGAAGTAGACACCAAATCTCCTGCTGATGCTCCAGATGCAGATGGTGGACATGCATCATCACAATCAACTTCAAGTCCATCATCTTCTTACAGGATTACAAGCTCGAGTGCTTGGAGTTGCTTGGTCTTGGCTATCTCCGGTGGAATGGCCTTATTCTTGTAAGGGAGAATCTGTTCAGTGCCTTAAATTATATGAAGAGGATTccatttgattctttttctttgttTCACGCCATTTTTTGAATTATATGATGTACTTTACCATGTATGAGATTCATTATGTTATAAATTTCTGTATTTTTTAAGTTGCACAGAGCACAGTTATGGTTTTTTTTTCTTTCGACATCCCTATTGTGTTTAAATTGAGAACAAGCATAATTGCACAAGGAGATACTGCATGTCTCCTTTCTGAGTAACAAGGCATGTTATTCTCCTTTCCAGTTGATAATGTGTGTTTCTTGTTATTGTAAATCTTGTCACTCAGCCAACATAAACAAAGAAATGGCCTGAACTGAAGTTTCATAGTATATGATAAACAAATTTAAATACATTGA
The sequence above is drawn from the Apium graveolens cultivar Ventura chromosome 2, ASM990537v1, whole genome shotgun sequence genome and encodes:
- the LOC141706637 gene encoding fasciclin-like arabinogalactan protein 7, which encodes MEKTMMLVVCSTLVLLCSTSAYAQKAKSPPAPPLSIVPTPAPAPAPAPEHVNLTELLSVAGPFHTFLDYLVSTKVIETLQNQANDTEEGLTLFVPKDKAFSSLKTPSLSNLTAAQLKSLCLFHALPHYYSLADFKNLSQASPIMTFAGGAYTLNFTDNSGSVLIGSGWTNTKVSSSVHSTDPVAVYQVDKVLLPEAIFGTDIPPMPAPAPAPEVDTKSPADAPDADGGHASSQSTSSPSSSYRITSSSAWSCLVLAISGGMALFL